In the Eremothecium cymbalariae DBVPG#7215 chromosome 7, complete sequence genome, one interval contains:
- the DST1 gene encoding transcription elongation factor DST1 (similar to Ashbya gossypii AGR011W) encodes MDLREVITHVKNLEKNKSNEDTVLQILKILDKELVATEKLLRETKVGVIVNQFKKSANEEISKLVKKMISAWKDAISKEKKKRAATVAQSGSASSGSSSTSGNSHTIAVVCDNANEPKIQEKYHAKGPRNAKNDGVNTTIYNDKLRDMVIKAFYDALAKQSEHPPQSILAIAIDIEKHMYKLKIPAENDKGYKDKYRVIYSNVISKNNPDLKHKITNGDISPDYLVNCDPKELAPEHLKKKLEEIAKQNLFNAQGATLERSVTDRFQCGKCKEKKVSYYQLQTRSADEPLTTFCTCEACGNRWKFS; translated from the coding sequence ATGGACCTTAGAGAAGTAATCACTCATGtcaaaaacttggaaaagAATAAAAGTAATGAAGATACTGTTCTACAAATTCTAAAGATTCTAGATAAAGAGCTGGTGGCCACTGAGAAGTTGTTGCGAGAAACCAAGGTTGGTGTAATTGTAAACCAGTTTAAGAAGTCAGCTAATGAGGAAATATCCAAGTTGGTCAAGAAGATGATCTCAGCATGGAAGGATGCcatttcaaaagaaaagaagaaaagagcCGCAACGGTAGCGCAATCAGGGTCCGCATCGTCAGGTTCTTCAAGCACTTCTGGTAATAGCCACACAATAGCAGTAGTTTGTGATAATGCAAACGAACCaaaaatacaagaaaaatatcatGCTAAGGGGCCTCGAAATGCAAAGAATGATGGCGTGAATACGACGATTTATAATGATAAATTACGTGACATGGTTATCAAGGCATTTTACGATGCATTGGCCAAACAAAGTGAGCACCCTCCACAATCTATACTAGCTATCGCTATCGACATTGAGAAACATATGTATAAGCTAAAAATTCCAGCTGAGAATGATAAGGGTTATAAAGATAAGTACCGCGTCATTTACTCTAACGTAATCTCGAAAAACAATCCAGATTTAAAACATAAGATTACAAATGGAGATATATCGCCAGACTATCTAGTCAATTGTGATCCGAAAGAATTGGCTCCAGaacatttgaaaaagaagttaGAAGAAATTGCTAAACAGAACTTATTTAATGCACAGGGTGCTACACTAGAAAGGTCTGTTACTGATAGGTTCCAATGTGGGAAGTGTAAAGAGAAAAAGGTGTCATATTATCAGTTACAAACCAGATCCGCCGATGAACCTTTGACCACCTTTTGTACATGTGAAGCCTGTGGTAACAGATGGAAGTTTTCCTAA